Within Metabacillus sp. KUDC1714, the genomic segment CATCCTGATTGAGGATAATGGATCTGGTATTTCAAAGGAAGTAGAAACCCAAGTTTTTCAAGAAGGATTCACTACAAAGGAAGGCTCTAACCGAGGAATTGGCTTATTTCTAATAAAAGAAATTGTCGCAAAAGCAAATGGTACCATTCATATAGAGTCATATCCTGAACGAGGTACCTCCTTTATGATTACCTTTTATATGTAAGACGATTGTATGGAGGAATGTTAGATGAAAGCTTCAAATATTCGCGTTTTACTTATTGAAGATGACCCAATGGTTCAAGAAATTAATAAACAATTTGTTGAGGAAGTTGATGGATTTACTGTTATTGGCACTTCATCTAATGGCAAAGAAGGCATCGATTTTATTAAAACAGAAAAACCTGATTTAGCTCTAATCGATATTTTCATGCCTAATCAGGATGGTATCACAACGATAAAACAAATTCGTTTAGAGGGTTTAGAAACTGATGTAATTGCCATTACGGCTGCTAGTGATATTGAAACAGTTCGGCAGGTATTGCAATTAGGAGCTATTGATTACATCATGAAGCCTTTTAAATTCGATCGAATCAAACAGGCACTTACAAACTATCTTAACTATTATTGTAAGCTACAAGAAAAGGAATCGATCACCCAACAAGAATTGGATCGTCTCCTCTTTCAACCAAAAAAGTTAGAAAATAAACAATTACCTAAAGGACTCAATGCTCTGACCCTTGAGAAAATAATCAATCATTTACAAGAAC encodes:
- a CDS encoding response regulator, with amino-acid sequence MKASNIRVLLIEDDPMVQEINKQFVEEVDGFTVIGTSSNGKEGIDFIKTEKPDLALIDIFMPNQDGITTIKQIRLEGLETDVIAITAASDIETVRQVLQLGAIDYIMKPFKFDRIKQALTNYLNYYCKLQEKESITQQELDRLLFQPKKLENKQLPKGLNALTLEKIINHLQEQNQAISAEEVAEGIGIARVTARRYLEYMEQSGTVKIHIEYGGIGRPINRYLIIT